One window of the Bremerella sp. JC817 genome contains the following:
- a CDS encoding metalloregulator ArsR/SmtB family transcription factor: MMFLATPANGQSLSKGYYAESDSPAHVSEPVDSGKEPSPYEPLNEDVARQLVQLFKLLADETRLKILSYLLQAGELNVRSLCDLLDQSQPAVSHHLALLKTCGLIESRRDGKNNFYRVIPEQFGRFAEVLFRRVPGLEDDKIDFGEAMMVRLETETPEVAAAR; the protein is encoded by the coding sequence ATGATGTTCTTGGCCACACCAGCCAACGGACAATCGCTGTCCAAAGGGTACTACGCCGAGAGCGATAGTCCCGCTCACGTTTCCGAGCCTGTTGATTCAGGCAAAGAACCCTCGCCTTACGAACCCTTGAACGAAGACGTTGCCCGCCAGTTGGTGCAACTCTTCAAGCTTCTGGCCGACGAAACTCGGCTGAAGATCCTCAGCTACTTGCTGCAAGCTGGGGAGCTGAATGTTCGCTCGCTCTGCGACCTGCTCGACCAAAGCCAACCCGCAGTCAGCCATCACCTGGCACTGCTGAAGACTTGTGGCCTGATCGAATCGCGTCGCGATGGCAAGAACAACTTCTATCGCGTGATCCCCGAACAATTCGGCCGCTTTGCGGAAGTGTTGTTCCGCCGCGTCCCAGGCCTCGAAGACGACAAGATCGACTTCGGTGAAGCCATGATGGTACGACTAGAAACGGAAACGCCAGAGGTTGCCGCTGCCCGGTAA